Proteins encoded together in one Diabrotica undecimpunctata isolate CICGRU chromosome 3, icDiaUnde3, whole genome shotgun sequence window:
- the LOC140435936 gene encoding ATP-dependent DNA helicase pif1-like, with protein sequence MPAPNREMNDAFNRELEREREYDHQELDLVVQRNVPLLNYQQKEVYDTLMKAIADENGGLYFLDAPGGTGKTFLMSLVLATVRARSNIAVAVATSGIAATLLEGCRTAHSAFKLPLNLQTIEEPTCNIAKYSAMAKVLAASKIIIRDECTMAHKRALEALNRTLKDLRNDSRCFGGAMILLSGDFLQILPVIPRSTAADEINACLKSSNLWRYVKKLQLTTNIRVTLLNDTSAEDFSEQLLTIGNDQVPVDESSGLISFPNNFCNFVSSKDEIINNVFPNIISNYKNNEWLSERAILAAKNKDVDDLNYIIQNKIIGTMHSFKSIDCVTNEDEATNYPIEFLNSLDVPGLPPHNLRLKVGSVVIMLRNINQPKLCNGTRLVVSKLMNNVIYATIMIGKFKGYEVLIPRIPMIPTDMPFEFKRLQFPIRLAFAMTINKSQGQSLKVCGLNLEHSCFSHGELYVACSRVGRPSALFVFAPDNKTKNVVYHKVLK encoded by the coding sequence ATGCCAGCGCCAAATCGTGAAATGAATGACGCATTTAATCGAGAATTGGAACGGGAACGTGAATATGATCACCAGGAATTAGATTTAGTAGTTCAAAGGAATGTACCCCTGTTGAATTACCAACAAAAGGAAGTTTATGATACTTTAATGAAGGCAATCGCTGATGAAAATGGTGGTTTATATTTCCTAGATGCCCCTGGTGGAACTGGCAAGACATTCCTTATGTCATTAGTTTTAGCAACTGTTCGGGCGAGATCCAACATAGCGGTTGCAGTTGCTACTTCTGGAATAGCAGCCACATTGTTAGAAGGATGCCGTACGGCTCATTCAGCATTCAAATTACCGTTAAATCTTCAAACTATTGAAGAACCAACGTGTAATATTGCAAAATACTCAGCAATGGCCAAGGTTTTAGCGGCATCGAAAATCATCATCAGGGACGAATGCACAATGGCGCATAAACGTGCATTAGAAGCACTTAACCGAACATTAAAAGATTTACGCAATGACTCGAGATGTTTTGGAGGAGCAATGATTTTACTGTCTGGCGATTTCCTCCAAATACTGCCAGTAATTCCAAGATCTACGGCTGCCGATGAAATAAACGCTTGCCTCAAATCGTCAAATCTATGGCGCTATGTGAAGAAACTGCAGCTGACAACAAACATAAGAGTTACATTGCTTAATGATACATCTGCTGAAGATTTCTCGGAGCAATTGCTGACTATCGGTAATGATCAAGTACCTGTCGATGAATCGAGCGGATTAATATCATTTCCAAataatttctgtaattttgtCTCATCAAAAGACGAAATTATCAACAATgtatttccaaatattatttctaactacaaaaataatgaatGGTTGAGTGAGCGAGCAATTTTAGCGGCTAAGAATAAAGATGTAGATGACCTGAActacataattcaaaataagatCATTGGAACAATGCATTCATTCAAATCTATTGACTGCGTCACAAATGAAGATGAAGCCACCAACTatccaattgaatttttaaactctttgGACGTGCCTGGCTTACCACCGCACAATTTACGCCTAAAGGTTGGCTCCGTAGTAATCATGCTTCGAAACATAAACCAACCAAAACTGTGCAACGGTACGCGTTTGGTGGTTAGTAAATTGATGAACAATGTAATTTACGCTACGATAATGATAGGAAAATTCAAAGGTTACGAAGTTCTCATTCCGAGGATCCCGATGATCCCAACCGATATGCCGTTTGAATTTAAAAGACTTCAATTTCCGATACGTCTTGCATTTGCCATGACCATCAACAAATCACAAGGCCAATCCTTAAAAGTTTGTGGTTTAAATCTAGAACATTCATGTTTTTCCCATGGTGAATTATACGTGGCATGTTCACGGGTCGGAAGACCATCTGCGTTGTTTGTTTTTGCTcctgataataaaacaaaaaatgtcgtGTATCACAAGGTACTTAAGTGA